In a single window of the Leptospira sanjuanensis genome:
- a CDS encoding sterol desaturase family protein → MEKNLIELITPVFFVLLVVELIVGYAVKKPVYRFKDSVSNLTAGIYMQVFTVFITVGLVAIYAWVYKNFGIFRISDTSIWGWIACYVLADFCYYWYHRLGHEVNILWASHVAHHQSEDYNYTAALRQGIFQNIFSLPFYLPLAIIGFSPLMFVLCIQINFAYQFWIHTRLIGKLGIIEYILNTPSQHRVHHARNPKYIDKNYAGTFAIWDRMLGTYIEEEDEPIYGIVKPLQTWSPVHAQIHQFEDLARMAWKTKNWKDKFLVWFKPPGWQPSDLGEFLTPPEIDRKTYKKFNTEIPATLMTYSAVQFALGIGASMIYIEFKKELPLLEMLILGFYILWTFWNISAIFETKTSGLISEIVRMSSIAAISFLFPMDFTGVEKLTLFLSNEWILALPRILQIGSIVSLAIFGGFLISQKRFFSIRGQKPQTQSTF, encoded by the coding sequence ATGGAAAAGAATCTCATCGAGCTGATTACTCCCGTTTTTTTTGTGCTGCTGGTCGTGGAGCTAATCGTAGGATACGCGGTTAAGAAACCGGTTTATCGTTTTAAGGATTCCGTCAGCAATTTAACCGCCGGAATTTATATGCAGGTCTTTACGGTTTTCATAACCGTGGGGTTAGTCGCGATTTACGCTTGGGTGTATAAGAATTTTGGAATATTTCGAATTTCCGATACCTCCATTTGGGGATGGATCGCTTGTTACGTTCTGGCGGATTTTTGTTATTATTGGTACCATCGTCTGGGTCACGAGGTCAACATACTCTGGGCTTCGCACGTTGCTCATCATCAAAGCGAGGACTACAATTACACAGCCGCGTTAAGACAAGGGATCTTTCAGAATATTTTCTCCCTTCCGTTTTATCTTCCGCTGGCGATCATCGGATTTTCCCCTTTGATGTTCGTGCTTTGTATCCAGATCAATTTCGCTTATCAATTTTGGATTCATACTCGTTTGATCGGCAAACTCGGAATTATAGAGTATATCCTGAACACACCTTCTCAACACAGGGTTCACCACGCGCGGAATCCGAAATACATCGACAAGAATTATGCGGGCACGTTCGCAATCTGGGATAGAATGCTCGGAACGTATATCGAAGAGGAGGACGAGCCGATTTACGGAATCGTAAAACCGCTTCAGACTTGGAGTCCCGTTCACGCACAAATTCATCAATTCGAGGATCTCGCGAGGATGGCTTGGAAAACGAAAAATTGGAAGGACAAATTTCTGGTTTGGTTCAAACCTCCGGGCTGGCAGCCCTCCGATCTGGGCGAATTTCTCACACCTCCCGAAATCGATCGGAAAACATACAAAAAATTTAATACGGAAATTCCCGCGACATTGATGACGTATTCCGCGGTTCAATTCGCGTTGGGAATCGGCGCATCGATGATTTATATCGAATTTAAGAAAGAACTTCCTTTACTGGAGATGTTGATTCTCGGGTTTTATATTCTTTGGACGTTCTGGAATATCAGCGCTATCTTTGAAACCAAGACGAGCGGTTTGATTTCCGAAATCGTAAGGATGAGTTCCATAGCGGCTATTTCATTCCTTTTTCCGATGGATTTTACCGGTGTTGAAAAGCTGACATTGTTTTTGAGCAACGAATGGATTCTCGCTTTGCCTAGAATTCTTCAGATAGGATCGATCGTATCGCTTGCGATCTTCGGCGGTTTTTTAATCAGTCAGAAACGATTCTTTTCGATTCGAGGTCAAAAGCCCCAAACACAAAGTACTTTCTGA
- a CDS encoding chloride channel protein: MNTDTVKQPIFRISGRRSLYFYCILTGIVSGLGAFVFSRILAVSEYLFLERAAGLSLPHASGEFLIDSNDVLHGGIPFSNEYRPWLLFFLPIIGGLLTGWIVNRFSPESGGTGSDAMIDSFHNQEGRMNPVVSLIKSVATVFTLASGGSGGKEGPISQIGAGFGSLLATLLKAGARARRTLLLAGTAGGLGAIFHAPLGGALTSVEMIYREDIESDSLIPCIISSVSAYLVYCALNGFNTVYRVADTEFSRYTDLIFYLGLGVLCFLCGDAFIRFFRKVQSFSIRLKISPIIKPALGGIAIGTVGLFLPETIGTGAGVLQVALDGKDPVGTQGIFSSMFQTTGLRLVALFFILAGMKILTTSFTIGTGGSAGMFGPSLFIGGMLGGGVGTLAKVLVYPDLSVASFILVGMGAFYAGVASAPIAGMIMICEMIGSYTLLPPLMVVSILTFVLSHKLSLYRAQKETRFQSPAHFWDMNRDFLEEIQVRSCRNRLRTIAVAQENRLLSELEEEALKIQASDYVIVDRDNRYLGILSLRKARHTLESRNVAGNLITVGDVTDTSAPCGTLDDSLASLLKNLIDQDLDKIAIVDEARFIGYLRFADLMKIYFENTFPKSAKSLPSFLKNET, encoded by the coding sequence ATGAATACGGATACAGTGAAACAACCGATTTTTCGAATCAGCGGAAGACGATCGTTATACTTTTATTGTATTCTTACCGGAATCGTTTCCGGTTTGGGCGCTTTTGTCTTCTCGAGAATTCTCGCGGTCTCGGAATATCTATTTCTGGAGCGCGCCGCCGGACTTTCTCTGCCTCACGCTTCGGGAGAATTTTTGATCGACTCAAACGACGTGCTTCACGGGGGAATTCCTTTTTCGAACGAATATCGTCCTTGGCTTTTGTTCTTTCTTCCGATCATCGGCGGTTTGTTGACCGGTTGGATCGTAAATCGATTCTCACCCGAATCGGGAGGGACGGGATCGGATGCGATGATTGATTCCTTTCACAATCAGGAAGGAAGAATGAATCCCGTCGTTTCACTGATTAAATCCGTTGCTACGGTCTTTACTCTTGCGAGCGGCGGTAGCGGAGGAAAAGAAGGTCCGATTTCGCAGATCGGAGCAGGATTCGGATCTTTGCTTGCGACTCTGTTGAAGGCAGGAGCACGGGCAAGAAGAACCTTGCTTCTTGCGGGAACCGCCGGAGGGCTCGGAGCGATCTTTCATGCCCCGCTCGGCGGAGCGTTGACTTCGGTCGAAATGATCTATCGCGAGGACATCGAAAGCGATTCTTTGATCCCCTGTATTATCTCTTCTGTTTCCGCGTATTTGGTTTACTGCGCTCTCAACGGATTTAATACGGTGTATCGAGTAGCGGACACGGAATTTTCAAGATATACCGATTTGATCTTTTACTTGGGACTCGGGGTTCTTTGTTTTTTATGCGGCGACGCTTTCATTCGATTTTTTAGAAAGGTGCAGAGCTTTTCGATCCGTCTAAAAATTTCTCCGATCATCAAACCTGCGTTAGGTGGAATTGCGATCGGAACCGTCGGACTTTTTCTGCCGGAGACGATCGGAACCGGAGCGGGCGTTTTACAAGTCGCGTTAGACGGAAAGGATCCTGTCGGAACGCAGGGAATTTTTTCATCGATGTTTCAAACGACCGGCCTTCGGCTGGTCGCTTTATTTTTCATCTTAGCGGGAATGAAAATTCTTACCACTTCGTTTACGATCGGAACGGGAGGATCCGCGGGAATGTTCGGTCCTTCGTTGTTCATCGGAGGGATGCTCGGAGGAGGAGTCGGAACTCTTGCAAAGGTTCTTGTATATCCCGATCTTTCCGTCGCTTCGTTTATCTTAGTCGGGATGGGAGCGTTTTACGCGGGAGTTGCGAGTGCGCCGATCGCGGGAATGATTATGATCTGCGAGATGATCGGAAGTTATACCCTGCTTCCTCCGTTGATGGTCGTTTCGATTTTGACCTTCGTGTTGAGTCATAAGCTGAGTTTATACCGCGCTCAGAAAGAAACGAGATTTCAATCGCCCGCTCATTTCTGGGATATGAATCGGGATTTTTTGGAAGAGATTCAAGTGAGAAGTTGCAGGAACCGACTCCGCACGATTGCGGTCGCGCAGGAAAATCGATTGCTTTCGGAACTCGAAGAAGAAGCGCTCAAAATTCAAGCGAGCGATTACGTGATCGTGGATCGTGACAATCGCTATCTGGGAATTCTTTCTCTTCGGAAGGCAAGGCATACCCTCGAATCCAGAAACGTCGCCGGGAATTTGATTACGGTCGGGGACGTTACGGACACTTCGGCTCCTTGCGGAACTCTGGACGATTCTTTGGCGAGTTTACTGAAGAATCTAATCGATCAGGACTTGGATAAAATTGCGATCGTTGATGAGGCTCGTTTTATCGGTTATCTGCGTTTTGCCGATTTAATGAAAATCTATTTCGAAAACACATTTCCCAAAAGCGCGAAATCGCTTCCTTCGTTCCTGAAAAATGAAACATAA
- a CDS encoding OmpP1/FadL family transporter has protein sequence MKILKLKRTFGIGLLLGIGFAREIKAGSYGDIYGAHPGAAGMGSAVTAIVNNSSAVFYNPAGLGRLSEGDLILASIEKEARTSGAENPENKDAPPLTPPNADPAAVDPATQPIVATGPWYKRLWTDTKEGFTKDVLKYKPLSRPERNVHEVSFQYHYANPTSHTNAPRNQNITKIRDSFVGLGLTLNLNDMFDLGRGLRFGINALVPGSGNLMTLNDQNPTVPRYLQQGISNERPTIMGGLGLELWKDRLFAGVGFTATAGGTGSILMKDVPISPDPVSANSQVILTVKPLVNPTYGLQFTYGKFSLGASYKRETVAQIDPVPARAQTTLLGIQLDFDLAILDGFNPRVFSYGIAFRPNDRLVLSFDANREIWSQFKMSRIKEKYSEAFYLHDTTNFRIGAEYSLFKFLKTRVGFATKPTPLPAMPGANNWMDSDRNIFSLGFSYIFSPTTFRFMNRLRKPIVFDVVIENHQLKAMEVNKYVPTERNPNYSYGGYIWTIGVSMTLFF, from the coding sequence TTGAAAATTCTCAAGTTAAAAAGAACGTTCGGGATAGGTTTACTTTTAGGAATCGGCTTTGCGAGAGAAATCAAAGCCGGAAGTTACGGGGACATTTACGGCGCGCATCCGGGCGCCGCGGGGATGGGAAGCGCGGTTACGGCGATCGTCAATAACTCGTCCGCTGTGTTTTACAATCCAGCCGGACTCGGAAGGCTTTCCGAAGGGGATTTGATTCTTGCCTCGATCGAAAAAGAAGCCCGAACCAGCGGTGCGGAAAATCCTGAAAACAAGGATGCTCCTCCGCTGACTCCGCCCAACGCAGATCCCGCTGCGGTCGACCCGGCTACCCAACCGATCGTTGCAACCGGACCTTGGTACAAACGCCTTTGGACAGATACAAAGGAAGGTTTTACAAAAGACGTTTTAAAGTATAAGCCGCTCAGTCGTCCGGAACGAAACGTTCACGAAGTCAGTTTTCAATATCACTATGCGAATCCGACCTCGCACACGAATGCCCCACGAAATCAGAATATTACGAAAATCAGAGATAGTTTTGTCGGTCTCGGATTGACTCTCAACTTGAACGATATGTTCGATCTCGGGAGAGGTCTTCGTTTCGGGATCAACGCTCTTGTTCCGGGCAGCGGAAATCTGATGACTCTCAACGATCAGAATCCAACCGTTCCACGTTATCTGCAACAGGGGATCAGCAACGAAAGGCCGACCATTATGGGAGGTCTCGGCCTTGAACTTTGGAAGGATCGTCTTTTTGCAGGAGTCGGTTTTACCGCAACCGCCGGAGGTACGGGTAGTATTTTGATGAAGGACGTTCCGATTTCCCCTGATCCCGTTTCGGCAAACTCACAGGTGATTCTTACCGTAAAACCTCTCGTCAATCCGACATACGGTCTACAGTTTACGTATGGTAAATTCAGTTTAGGAGCTTCTTACAAACGGGAAACAGTCGCACAAATCGATCCGGTTCCCGCAAGAGCTCAAACCACCTTGCTCGGAATCCAATTGGACTTCGATCTCGCAATCTTGGACGGATTCAACCCGAGAGTTTTCTCGTACGGGATTGCATTTCGCCCGAACGATCGTTTGGTTCTTAGTTTCGATGCGAACCGCGAAATCTGGAGTCAGTTCAAAATGTCGCGCATTAAGGAAAAATATTCGGAAGCGTTTTACCTCCATGATACGACGAACTTTCGGATCGGGGCGGAATACTCACTGTTTAAATTCTTAAAAACAAGGGTAGGTTTCGCGACCAAACCCACCCCTCTTCCTGCGATGCCCGGAGCCAACAACTGGATGGATTCGGATCGGAATATTTTCAGCTTAGGGTTTTCCTATATATTTAGTCCGACAACGTTCCGGTTTATGAACCGCCTCCGTAAACCGATCGTCTTCGACGTCGTGATCGAAAATCACCAGTTGAAAGCGATGGAAGTCAATAAATACGTTCCAACGGAAAGAAATCCGAATTATTCATACGGGGGTTATATCTGGACGATTGGAGTTTCTATGACTCTTTTCTTCTAA
- a CDS encoding LysM peptidoglycan-binding domain-containing M23 family metallopeptidase, with protein MKRSLRYPIGFITAAVALLFLEGPIDSRQKPELLKNLDYNNQSVKRLREDVKNNLRISVSNLERSELTSLEFYRYVVKKEDNFFKIMTRTGMDIDTISSVNSLSSPYDIYPGMELLIPNMRGVYDSDERENSSAARKKLSKKYNLSEKFISFDEGKELWFIPGKGLPKEERSFFYGVAFYRPLGEEGIVSSRFGKRKDPFTRKETFHGGLDIAAEEGTPVYASADGEVSFSDKKGGYGNLIVLNHRLGYETLYGHLSSISVKPGERVRKGQKIGEVGQTGRATGNHLHFEVRRFNQRQRPVFRDHA; from the coding sequence ATGAAACGTTCTCTTCGGTATCCAATCGGATTCATAACCGCGGCCGTTGCGCTGCTTTTTTTAGAGGGTCCGATCGATTCCCGTCAAAAACCGGAACTTCTAAAAAACTTGGATTACAACAACCAATCCGTAAAACGACTCAGAGAAGACGTAAAAAACAATCTGAGAATCTCCGTTTCCAATCTGGAACGATCCGAACTCACATCCCTCGAATTTTATCGATACGTAGTAAAGAAAGAGGACAACTTCTTCAAGATCATGACGCGAACCGGAATGGACATCGATACGATCTCTTCGGTGAACAGCTTGTCTTCTCCGTATGACATTTATCCCGGAATGGAACTTCTGATTCCTAACATGAGGGGAGTTTACGATTCGGACGAACGGGAGAATTCTTCCGCCGCTCGGAAAAAACTTTCCAAGAAATACAATCTCTCCGAGAAATTTATTTCCTTTGATGAAGGAAAGGAACTTTGGTTCATTCCCGGAAAAGGACTCCCGAAAGAAGAACGATCATTTTTCTACGGAGTCGCTTTTTACAGACCTTTAGGGGAAGAAGGAATCGTTTCCTCCCGTTTCGGAAAACGGAAGGATCCGTTTACGAGAAAGGAAACGTTTCACGGCGGATTGGACATCGCGGCGGAAGAGGGAACTCCCGTTTACGCTTCTGCGGACGGAGAAGTTTCCTTTTCGGATAAGAAGGGCGGCTACGGAAATCTGATCGTACTCAATCATCGACTCGGCTATGAGACGTTATACGGACATCTCAGTTCCATTTCGGTAAAGCCGGGAGAGAGAGTCCGCAAAGGTCAAAAGATAGGAGAAGTCGGTCAAACCGGAAGGGCGACGGGAAATCACCTTCACTTCGAAGTCAGAAGATTCAATCAAAGACAAAGACCCGTCTTTAGAGATCATGCTTAA
- a CDS encoding SMP-30/gluconolactonase/LRE family protein, producing MLKRILLFIGVFLLTSFAFTTFLFFRSHKNTEEYLVDSPFDPGKNNYLLESEWIHKESLNRPYGIAIDTSGYVYTGTADNKIMRVRTNEKVEIFAVVNGRPLGMVFDSFGNLLVCVEETGIVEIKKDGSQRTLISKMPDGSALRFPHGIDVSKNGRIYFTVSSRSHSWNESFLEELSSLPDGMILVADKSSNTLEILNKELFYPTGIALSSNEQFLLVTEPFRHRVSSVPLYGPKKGVEKFFLTNIPGIPGLISGNGGSFWVGIPYYRNEVLDRAQEYPEIKNLLSGLPTLLFARNAPRGLVFALNDFGDITANYQDFSGSSINGVTAVLNHGGSIYLVSSSIGKIARMKPIIEEIQFF from the coding sequence ATGCTTAAACGAATTCTACTTTTTATCGGCGTATTTTTACTCACGTCTTTCGCATTTACGACATTTCTGTTTTTCAGATCGCATAAAAACACGGAAGAATATCTGGTCGATTCTCCCTTTGACCCGGGTAAGAACAATTATCTTTTGGAATCGGAATGGATTCATAAGGAATCCTTAAACCGTCCTTACGGAATCGCGATCGACACATCGGGCTACGTTTATACGGGAACCGCGGACAATAAAATCATGCGCGTCCGCACGAACGAAAAGGTGGAAATCTTTGCGGTCGTGAATGGAAGACCTTTGGGAATGGTTTTCGATTCTTTCGGAAATCTTTTGGTCTGCGTCGAAGAAACGGGAATCGTGGAAATCAAAAAGGACGGCTCTCAAAGAACGTTGATTTCCAAAATGCCGGACGGCTCGGCGCTTCGTTTTCCGCACGGGATCGACGTTTCCAAAAACGGGAGAATTTATTTTACAGTTTCAAGCAGATCGCATTCTTGGAACGAATCCTTTTTAGAAGAACTCTCCTCGCTTCCGGACGGAATGATTCTCGTCGCGGATAAGAGCTCGAACACATTAGAAATATTGAATAAAGAATTGTTTTATCCAACGGGAATCGCATTGTCTTCCAACGAACAATTTCTGCTCGTTACCGAACCGTTCCGTCACAGGGTTTCTTCGGTTCCTTTGTACGGTCCGAAAAAAGGGGTGGAGAAGTTTTTTCTTACCAATATTCCCGGAATTCCAGGTTTGATTTCAGGAAACGGCGGTTCGTTTTGGGTCGGAATTCCGTATTATCGAAACGAAGTTTTGGATCGGGCTCAAGAATATCCTGAAATCAAAAATCTGTTATCCGGTCTCCCTACGTTACTTTTTGCGAGAAACGCGCCGAGAGGATTGGTCTTCGCGTTGAACGACTTCGGGGATATTACGGCGAATTATCAGGATTTTTCGGGTTCTTCGATCAACGGAGTGACGGCCGTTTTGAACCACGGCGGAAGCATCTACTTGGTTTCTTCAAGCATCGGTAAAATCGCGAGAATGAAACCGATCATCGAAGAAATTCAGTTTTTCTAA
- a CDS encoding DUF4139 domain-containing protein produces MRRHPFRSLRIEKKLFPILILTIIVLTTPPARGQDETEDVDPVAGERVATATVDKPDPSKIQSVVLYSSFAYVTRNLRAKIKAGSSEIYLGEIPEMVSERTISVRFPDSSKKIKIRGIRGKIRVERKARTKEIASLLKRQEILNDQIELLSSEIQELIEEEKAIVKISPVVKKDPAPQEEIADPEFLSGFQKQYQEHLNQLSAVRQKKLETLDQVREEGLVVDARLDHLGRLEAKQKKEIYLETETSEDAEALIEYKYLIPGASWFPRYSLQLTDESRSGDLSWFALVRNDTGEDWDKVKLFFTASNPDLDIDLPIVREWRIQTQSSVDETKQQVYNDNEEIAAYDRADVAPSAGAVAREKKKEELKATGKLSKRAPSKADGYAQNNERAKNAPAPMEQSRQIIQQNYSNRANSLRTEDNLNQLKTDLANQQYNFNNGQYDQANYYGQEALKKFSKLSDFSRKELNSIETYTEELLRKGSLILSSQKVPGGLIPPSPLEGFDYQYASGISETIPSDRSLNKVFLKKKSLSLTPGYSSSPLAGSGAYLTVEASNSEGEPLLAGPMEVFSGNTLLGNTIVSVSKPGEAIRMELGQDRDILVNRRETSFEQKEGVISSRTKIKYKVSIEIKNRKKRNANLTLIDRVPYTVDDSVEIKFEFGKDVPVKNEEGILTYKMELPAGGKKTIEFEYSVSHPAENRLIRTPGSGGY; encoded by the coding sequence ATGCGAAGACATCCCTTTCGATCGTTGCGGATCGAAAAAAAGTTATTTCCAATCTTAATTCTTACCATAATCGTTCTAACGACACCGCCCGCTCGCGGTCAGGATGAAACCGAAGACGTCGACCCCGTAGCGGGGGAAAGAGTTGCGACGGCGACCGTTGATAAACCCGATCCTTCCAAAATTCAATCCGTCGTTCTGTATTCCAGCTTTGCGTACGTTACGAGAAATCTTCGCGCCAAAATCAAAGCGGGAAGTTCCGAAATTTATCTCGGAGAAATTCCCGAGATGGTTTCCGAAAGAACGATCTCGGTTCGTTTTCCGGATTCTTCCAAGAAGATCAAGATCCGCGGAATTCGCGGCAAGATCCGCGTGGAACGAAAGGCGAGAACGAAGGAAATCGCATCTTTATTAAAGCGACAAGAGATCCTTAACGATCAGATCGAACTTTTGAGTTCCGAAATTCAGGAATTGATCGAAGAGGAAAAGGCGATCGTAAAAATTTCTCCGGTCGTAAAAAAAGATCCGGCGCCTCAGGAAGAAATCGCAGATCCCGAATTTTTATCCGGCTTTCAAAAACAATATCAAGAACATCTAAACCAGTTGTCCGCAGTCCGCCAAAAAAAATTGGAAACCTTGGATCAGGTCCGCGAAGAAGGTTTGGTCGTGGACGCTCGTTTGGATCATCTGGGAAGACTGGAAGCGAAACAAAAAAAGGAAATTTATCTCGAAACCGAAACTTCCGAAGACGCGGAAGCTTTGATCGAATACAAATATCTGATTCCCGGGGCGAGCTGGTTTCCGCGGTATTCGCTACAGCTTACGGACGAATCGAGAAGCGGAGATCTGAGCTGGTTCGCTCTCGTTCGCAACGATACGGGAGAAGATTGGGATAAGGTGAAACTTTTTTTTACCGCTTCCAATCCGGACTTGGACATCGATCTTCCGATCGTTCGCGAGTGGAGAATTCAAACGCAATCTTCCGTTGATGAAACGAAACAACAAGTTTACAATGACAATGAAGAGATAGCCGCCTATGATCGTGCGGATGTCGCACCGAGTGCAGGAGCAGTGGCACGCGAAAAGAAAAAGGAAGAACTCAAGGCCACGGGCAAATTAAGCAAACGCGCTCCTTCCAAAGCCGACGGTTATGCACAAAACAACGAGCGGGCGAAAAACGCACCGGCTCCTATGGAACAATCGCGTCAGATCATTCAGCAGAATTATTCCAATCGAGCGAATTCTCTCCGCACCGAAGACAATCTCAATCAGTTGAAAACCGATTTAGCGAATCAGCAATACAACTTCAACAACGGTCAATACGATCAGGCGAACTATTACGGACAGGAAGCTCTCAAAAAGTTTTCGAAACTTTCGGACTTCTCCCGTAAGGAATTGAACTCGATCGAAACTTACACGGAAGAACTGCTGCGCAAAGGAAGTTTGATTCTTTCCTCGCAAAAAGTTCCCGGCGGTTTGATTCCTCCTTCTCCTTTGGAAGGTTTCGATTATCAATACGCATCCGGAATTTCGGAAACGATTCCATCCGATCGTTCCCTCAATAAGGTTTTTCTAAAGAAGAAGTCTCTTTCTTTGACGCCGGGATATTCCTCTTCTCCGTTGGCGGGATCGGGAGCTTATCTTACCGTCGAGGCTTCGAACTCGGAAGGAGAACCTTTGCTTGCGGGACCGATGGAAGTTTTTTCGGGAAATACTCTTTTAGGAAACACGATCGTGAGCGTGAGTAAACCGGGCGAAGCGATCCGTATGGAACTCGGCCAAGATCGCGACATTCTCGTGAATCGAAGAGAAACCTCTTTCGAACAAAAAGAAGGAGTGATTTCATCGCGAACAAAAATCAAATACAAGGTCAGCATCGAAATCAAGAACCGTAAAAAACGAAACGCGAACCTTACCTTGATCGATCGCGTTCCTTATACCGTGGACGACAGCGTGGAAATCAAATTCGAATTCGGCAAAGACGTTCCCGTTAAAAACGAGGAAGGAATTCTTACCTACAAAATGGAACTTCCGGCCGGCGGGAAGAAAACGATCGAGTTCGAATATTCGGTCAGTCATCCCGCGGAAAATCGTCTGATCCGCACTCCGGGTTCGGGAGGATATTAA
- a CDS encoding CPBP family intramembrane glutamic endopeptidase, translating into MLVTETPDPMESLENIGNPQKKPFEPVFIAFQQLLVLILGTYILLPLIATSIVLTVLISKELPSDFPYLDGETRAEIYKQTAEKFQKEIQTDTKQIYHRYVDVMVKEKPWLLIVDRLIWALCFILPAYFILVRFFKAEYANLSDPFDFKTMFTGAGLGALVFLFVIVFGFFLTKVFGKQTPNEFQEALFKEMKGNRALLLWSLYSVGLITGIVEEVFFRGFCLKQFQARGLEMPGLLFTSVVFGLVHYSGQTSVSVPILLSFVGMFFGLFYLRTGNIWYSISAHVSYNSIMLLIAYIKGGEIQ; encoded by the coding sequence ATGCTTGTAACCGAGACTCCCGATCCAATGGAATCCTTAGAAAATATCGGCAATCCGCAAAAGAAACCCTTTGAACCGGTTTTTATCGCCTTTCAACAGCTTCTCGTTTTGATTCTTGGAACATATATCCTTCTTCCTTTGATCGCGACTTCGATCGTTCTTACCGTTTTGATTTCGAAAGAACTTCCGAGCGACTTCCCGTATCTCGACGGGGAAACAAGAGCGGAAATTTATAAACAGACCGCCGAAAAATTTCAGAAAGAAATCCAAACCGATACGAAACAAATCTATCATCGTTATGTCGATGTGATGGTTAAGGAAAAACCCTGGCTTTTGATCGTGGACAGATTGATCTGGGCCCTTTGTTTTATTCTTCCCGCGTATTTTATTTTGGTGAGATTCTTTAAAGCGGAATACGCCAACCTCAGCGATCCTTTCGATTTCAAGACTATGTTTACCGGAGCCGGACTCGGCGCTTTGGTCTTTTTGTTCGTAATCGTATTCGGTTTTTTTCTTACCAAAGTTTTCGGCAAACAGACTCCGAACGAATTTCAAGAGGCGCTTTTCAAAGAAATGAAAGGGAATCGCGCCTTATTGCTCTGGTCGCTTTACAGCGTAGGTTTGATCACCGGAATCGTGGAGGAGGTTTTCTTCCGCGGATTTTGTCTGAAACAATTCCAAGCCCGCGGTTTGGAAATGCCCGGTCTTTTATTTACGTCCGTCGTTTTCGGTTTGGTTCATTACAGCGGACAAACATCCGTGAGCGTTCCGATTCTTCTCAGCTTTGTGGGAATGTTTTTCGGACTTTTTTATCTGAGAACCGGAAATATTTGGTATTCCATTTCCGCGCACGTTAGTTACAATTCCATCATGTTGTTGATCGCTTATATCAAAGGAGGGGAGATTCAGTGA